A single window of Archangium gephyra DNA harbors:
- a CDS encoding ABC transporter ATP-binding protein — MEHGRRPQAPPGSGKAIGRALGYLGRYKLETAGALVALLLVSAANLAAPQMVRLAIDGGIARSDSTLVFQAVGGLVAIALGRGLFNFLQGYLAERVSQGVAFDLRDALFARIQRLSFSYYDQAQTGQLLTRLTNDVEQVRSFVGSGVVQLAASCAMLVGCAVLLLSINPVLAVVALTSIAPILWLLRNFVGRMGPLFGRVQAALGRLNTVLQEDLRGIRVVRAFSGEEREAARYRKINDELLGHNLGIIEAISTNFPFVGFFANLGTLVVVGVGGLLIFRQQLTLGELLAFNSYLGFLLMPLMTLGFIAAQISRAGASALRVFELLDTQVEVADKPGARTLPPLQGRVELRDVRFRYAGSEREILQGVSFVAEPGQLVAILGTTGSGKSTIINLIPRFYDVTGGAVLLDGHDVREVTLSSLRSQIGVVLQDALLFSGTVRENIAYGRPEATQEQIHAAAEAAQAAEFIAGLPQGYDTVVGERGVGLSGGQRQRLAIARALLTDPRLLILDDSTSAVDAGTEAAIQDALDRLMRGTHRTALVIAQRISTVRDADLILVLDEGRVVAQGTHEQLLASSALYNEILGSQLQASTPEAA, encoded by the coding sequence ATGGAACACGGACGAAGACCGCAGGCGCCCCCGGGCAGCGGGAAGGCCATCGGGCGGGCGCTCGGGTATCTGGGCCGGTACAAGCTGGAGACGGCGGGCGCGCTGGTGGCGCTGCTGCTCGTGTCCGCCGCCAACCTCGCGGCGCCCCAGATGGTGCGGCTGGCCATCGACGGCGGCATCGCCCGGAGCGACAGCACCCTGGTGTTCCAGGCCGTGGGAGGCCTGGTGGCCATCGCCCTGGGGCGGGGACTCTTCAACTTCCTCCAGGGCTACCTGGCCGAGCGTGTCTCCCAGGGCGTCGCCTTCGACTTGAGGGATGCGCTCTTCGCGCGCATCCAGCGGCTGAGCTTCAGCTACTACGACCAGGCGCAGACCGGCCAGCTCCTCACCCGGCTCACCAACGACGTCGAGCAGGTGCGCAGCTTCGTCGGCTCCGGCGTGGTGCAGCTCGCCGCCTCGTGCGCCATGCTGGTGGGCTGCGCGGTGCTGCTGCTCAGCATCAACCCGGTGCTCGCGGTGGTGGCGCTGACGTCCATCGCGCCCATCCTCTGGTTGCTGCGCAACTTCGTGGGGAGGATGGGCCCGCTGTTCGGCCGGGTGCAGGCCGCGCTGGGCCGGCTCAACACGGTGCTCCAGGAGGATCTGCGCGGCATCCGCGTGGTGCGCGCCTTCTCCGGCGAGGAGCGCGAGGCCGCCCGCTACCGGAAGATCAACGACGAGCTGCTCGGCCACAACCTGGGAATCATCGAGGCCATCTCCACCAACTTCCCGTTCGTGGGCTTCTTCGCCAACCTCGGCACGCTCGTGGTGGTGGGTGTTGGAGGCCTGCTGATCTTCCGCCAACAGCTGACGCTCGGGGAGCTGCTCGCGTTCAACAGCTACCTGGGCTTCCTGCTCATGCCGCTCATGACGCTGGGCTTCATCGCGGCGCAGATCTCCCGCGCCGGGGCCTCCGCGCTGCGCGTGTTCGAGCTGCTCGACACCCAGGTGGAGGTGGCCGACAAGCCGGGAGCCCGGACACTGCCGCCGCTCCAGGGACGGGTGGAGCTGCGCGACGTGCGCTTCCGCTACGCGGGCAGCGAGCGGGAGATCCTCCAGGGGGTGAGCTTCGTGGCCGAACCGGGACAGCTCGTGGCCATCCTGGGGACGACGGGCTCGGGGAAGAGCACGATCATCAACCTCATTCCCCGCTTCTACGACGTAACGGGAGGCGCGGTGCTGCTGGACGGGCACGACGTGCGCGAGGTGACGCTCTCCAGCCTGCGCTCGCAGATAGGCGTGGTGCTGCAGGACGCCCTGCTCTTCTCGGGGACGGTGCGCGAGAACATCGCCTACGGCCGCCCGGAAGCCACGCAGGAGCAGATTCACGCGGCGGCCGAGGCGGCGCAGGCGGCGGAGTTCATCGCCGGACTGCCACAGGGCTACGACACGGTGGTGGGCGAGAGGGGCGTGGGGCTGTCGGGAGGCCAGCGCCAGCGGTTGGCGATCGCCCGGGCCCTGCTCACGGATCCGCGCCTGCTCATCCTCGATGACAGCACCTCGGCGGTGGACGCCGGAACGGAGGCCGCCATCCAGGACGCGCTCGACCGGCTGATGCGAGGCACGCACCGCACGGCGCTCGTCATCGCCCAGCGCATCAGCACGGTGCGTGACGCGGACCTCATCCTGGTGTTGGACGAGGGACGGGTGGTGGCGCAGGGAACCCATGAGCAGCTGCTCGCCTCGAGCGCGCTCTACAACGAGATCCTCGGCTCGCAGCTGCAGGCGAGCACCCCGGAGGCGGCATGA
- a CDS encoding M14 family metallopeptidase: MTELLTRAEASNYKETSRHADVLAFVDELCRRTKLVKRVDFGQSGEGQPLAALIVSDRNCFTPELARRQKKLVVMIEANIHAGEVEGKEAVLALARDLTLTKLGQKLLDRLCLVLIPNFNPDGNDRISPNNRKLDLKTLEGQVNPEGGVGMRYTGEGWNLNRDSMKQEAPETRNLAKFYQSWWPDVFIDCHTTDGSIHAFDLTYDTSHSNEPLFSELREFNREMLERVSKAVKTRHGFDSFWYGNYKEEGNPVSGWHTYPALPRFGSHYRGLLGRIDVLLETYSYIDFPRRCAVMRAWLLELIRDAAKNATAYRAMTQAEEERIISRGESPDVRALVGINYGVATRDDKGALVFEYPAYAKPDDVAHILAFDEASITARRYPGKRRRAYLTPHHRTFVPTQAVSTPAAYLAPAELASRLEGHGIRFERLDAPRRFTVDSYRVARREETFSPDVATNVPPPGQSEVPLSQKPKPVRFETVLTVAPERTTREFPAGTLLVPTAQRTGTLAVYLLEPHSDDGFCRWQFLDGLIQVGELYPVHRVVDSAHAPKKAE; encoded by the coding sequence ATGACCGAGCTGCTCACCCGCGCCGAAGCGTCGAACTACAAGGAAACCTCACGTCACGCCGATGTGCTCGCTTTCGTCGACGAGCTGTGCCGACGGACGAAGCTCGTGAAGCGTGTCGACTTCGGCCAGAGCGGCGAGGGCCAGCCGCTGGCCGCGCTCATCGTCAGCGATCGCAACTGCTTCACCCCCGAGCTCGCCCGCAGGCAGAAGAAGCTCGTGGTGATGATCGAGGCCAACATCCACGCCGGTGAGGTCGAGGGCAAGGAGGCCGTCCTCGCGCTCGCTCGGGATTTGACGCTCACCAAGCTGGGCCAGAAGCTGCTCGACAGGCTCTGCCTCGTGCTGATTCCGAACTTCAACCCCGATGGCAACGACCGCATCAGCCCCAACAACCGCAAGCTGGACCTGAAGACCCTCGAGGGCCAGGTGAACCCCGAGGGCGGCGTGGGCATGCGCTACACGGGCGAGGGCTGGAACCTCAACCGCGACAGCATGAAGCAGGAGGCGCCCGAGACGCGCAACCTCGCGAAGTTCTATCAGTCCTGGTGGCCCGATGTGTTCATCGACTGCCACACCACCGACGGCAGCATCCACGCCTTCGACCTCACCTATGACACGTCGCACTCGAACGAGCCGCTCTTCTCCGAGCTGCGCGAGTTCAACCGGGAGATGCTCGAGCGGGTGTCCAAGGCCGTGAAGACGCGCCATGGCTTCGACAGCTTCTGGTACGGCAACTACAAGGAGGAGGGCAATCCCGTCTCCGGCTGGCACACCTACCCCGCGCTCCCGCGCTTCGGCAGCCACTACCGCGGCCTGCTCGGCCGCATCGACGTGCTGCTCGAGACCTACAGCTACATCGACTTCCCGCGCCGCTGCGCGGTGATGCGGGCCTGGTTGCTCGAGCTCATCCGCGACGCCGCCAAGAACGCCACCGCCTACCGCGCCATGACCCAGGCCGAGGAGGAGCGCATCATCTCACGCGGTGAGTCGCCCGATGTGCGGGCGCTCGTGGGCATCAACTACGGCGTGGCCACGCGCGACGACAAGGGCGCGCTCGTGTTCGAGTACCCCGCCTACGCGAAGCCCGACGACGTGGCCCACATCCTCGCCTTCGACGAGGCCAGCATCACCGCGCGCCGCTACCCCGGCAAGCGCCGCCGGGCGTACCTGACGCCGCACCACCGCACGTTCGTGCCCACGCAGGCGGTGAGCACCCCGGCCGCGTACCTCGCGCCGGCCGAGCTCGCCTCGCGCCTCGAGGGCCATGGCATCCGCTTCGAGCGCCTCGACGCCCCGCGGCGCTTCACCGTGGACAGCTACCGCGTGGCCCGCCGCGAGGAGACGTTCAGCCCGGATGTGGCCACCAACGTCCCGCCTCCCGGCCAGTCCGAGGTGCCGCTCAGCCAGAAGCCCAAGCCCGTGCGCTTCGAGACCGTGCTCACCGTGGCTCCCGAGCGCACCACGCGCGAGTTCCCCGCGGGCACCCTGCTCGTGCCCACCGCCCAGCGCACCGGCACCCTCGCGGTGTACCTGCTCGAGCCGCACTCCGACGACGGCTTCTGCCGCTGGCAGTTCCTCGACGGCCTCATCCAGGTGGGTGAGCTCTATCCGGTCCACCGCGTGGTGGACTCGGCCCACGCGCCCAAGAAGGCGGAGTGA